In the genome of Opitutia bacterium KCR 482, one region contains:
- a CDS encoding DUF5696 domain-containing protein: MVKKLLTGIFAALCAASAFALDTATIRITMPDGKVSTRQVKAERPAENPDGGDVRRVKIPVREIPRGALYLDVVADAAKAKKGEAGWYVLADGSLVEFTQDSGKYSCRRRMPLFGFKTPRGSAAVVVKGLGLEFEPTAEASGGNYEVFPRFKIKEIRCDPYEDIVVDFYKLGNGASYVDVGKVYRNYQLSRGEVRPLAERVKDSKSLKKAADSIYVRVKFSTRVRRGVPYSEWAKIPMTVQYTFEDGRKILDRIKKAGMDDVEFCFVGWQKGGHDGPYPDLFPIPQELGGEKGMVETIDFGKKLGFQMTLHGNNHDAVQSASRYNKLDVAWDEKGNEFKYTVLPGGQVYFTCFQVVHDRWLDEDIAGIKRLGIDGVMHVDVTTARPPATCNNPLHPNNRKEMAEWQRRVSQKYIDAFGGFSSEGGIDHIAGATDYALYVDWVGGDFKNPKFVKTSVPLWQVVYHGIIMSGGPFYATIDASYPHNTEKFSDSNESFNYLGSTENRYLKMIEFGGRPTFYYIDYNNADFAPMKRAYDDYMKLRHLQFQFIEDHREIAKDVFLVKYSNGEKVLCNYRDVPFEYRGETVKAKSYGLFKPSFWSRLF; encoded by the coding sequence ATGGTCAAAAAATTATTAACGGGGATTTTTGCGGCATTGTGCGCGGCGTCGGCGTTCGCGCTCGATACCGCGACAATACGAATCACAATGCCCGACGGCAAAGTTTCAACGCGTCAAGTAAAGGCGGAAAGACCCGCCGAAAATCCCGACGGCGGCGATGTCCGCCGCGTGAAAATACCCGTCCGCGAAATTCCGCGCGGCGCGCTGTATCTCGACGTAGTCGCCGACGCCGCAAAGGCAAAAAAAGGCGAGGCCGGCTGGTACGTCTTGGCGGACGGCTCGCTTGTAGAATTCACGCAGGATAGCGGCAAATATTCGTGCCGCCGACGCATGCCGCTGTTCGGCTTCAAGACTCCCCGCGGAAGCGCGGCGGTCGTCGTAAAGGGCTTGGGGCTTGAATTCGAGCCTACGGCGGAGGCGTCGGGCGGCAACTACGAAGTCTTCCCGCGCTTCAAAATCAAGGAAATCCGCTGCGACCCCTACGAGGACATCGTGGTAGACTTCTACAAGCTCGGCAACGGCGCAAGCTATGTGGACGTCGGAAAGGTCTACCGCAACTACCAGCTTTCGCGCGGCGAGGTGCGCCCGCTTGCCGAGAGGGTCAAGGACAGCAAGAGCCTGAAAAAGGCGGCGGACTCAATATATGTGCGCGTCAAATTTTCAACGCGCGTGCGCAGGGGTGTGCCCTACTCGGAATGGGCGAAGATTCCCATGACCGTCCAGTACACGTTCGAAGACGGGCGCAAGATTCTCGACCGCATAAAAAAGGCGGGCATGGACGACGTCGAATTCTGCTTTGTGGGCTGGCAGAAAGGCGGGCACGACGGCCCCTACCCCGACCTCTTCCCGATTCCCCAAGAGCTTGGCGGCGAAAAGGGCATGGTTGAGACTATCGATTTCGGCAAAAAACTCGGTTTCCAAATGACACTGCACGGCAACAACCACGACGCCGTGCAGTCGGCGTCGCGCTACAACAAGCTGGACGTTGCTTGGGACGAAAAGGGCAACGAATTCAAATACACCGTGCTCCCCGGCGGGCAGGTCTACTTCACATGCTTTCAGGTCGTCCACGACAGGTGGCTCGACGAAGACATCGCGGGCATAAAGCGTCTGGGAATCGACGGCGTAATGCACGTCGACGTTACGACGGCGCGCCCGCCCGCAACCTGCAACAATCCGCTCCACCCCAACAACAGAAAGGAAATGGCGGAATGGCAGCGCAGGGTTTCGCAAAAGTACATCGACGCTTTCGGAGGTTTCAGCAGCGAGGGCGGCATAGACCACATCGCGGGGGCTACCGACTACGCGCTGTATGTCGATTGGGTCGGCGGCGATTTCAAAAATCCTAAATTCGTCAAAACCTCCGTTCCGCTCTGGCAGGTTGTCTACCACGGAATAATCATGAGCGGCGGGCCGTTCTACGCCACAATAGACGCGTCCTACCCGCACAATACGGAGAAGTTTTCCGACAGCAACGAGTCTTTCAACTACCTCGGCTCGACCGAAAACCGCTATCTGAAAATGATTGAATTCGGCGGCAGGCCAACGTTCTACTACATAGACTACAACAACGCCGACTTCGCGCCCATGAAACGCGCGTACGACGACTACATGAAACTCCGCCACCTGCAATTCCAGTTCATCGAAGACCACCGCGAAATCGCAAAAGACGTTTTTCTTGTCAAGTACTCGAACGGCGAGAAAGTGCTCTGCAACTACCGCGACGTTCCATTCGAATATCGGGGCGAGACGGTAAAGGCGAAGTCGTACGGGCTTTTCAAGCCGTCGTTTTGGAGCAGGCTTTTCTAA
- a CDS encoding DUF4091 domain-containing protein, whose amino-acid sequence MKKLLFAALFAWAGASFAAEWHFPLYLDGGVPAANRIAVDITNKGTKPADGDILKIPASELGLVGKKKKSIRVVGANGNELLWAVSPDAERIGKKASIVVPVECAPQGSTRVWIYYNAPAALEQPDYLAVDNVLFKESFEKMKSFEEGGWTQKDTDENHVNSITTKYAHKGKKSVHTHVKEGSTPNWVAVKRTFTVSPSKGRVSMWLKSENAVVEKNHRGVSFYVALFPTERGKKILFFSPKVCLRGTTDWTKAEAFVEIPEGYKTMAIGTVAQISGGDAYFDSVNLEFKNDGVELAYALNKPEKLSIEKIPEADTWDVSPDEYDVRMVSSVYNLSEKPSMAGLGYIPIKRVSAGNFSQSDFAFFRGGKKVDFMLMGDYMLFAVDPIAQKSEIQYSLYFKRDRKNQIVQTGGTKQSSYVMSDQQANTRTVVDDAAFEKIVASPSNMLKNPVFANGLDSWRKRVETSDEGAVVDADGKKAFHLKITKDDKKWYGVYQNIDVPRGSYIYLAKLKSKNKTVRIPRLSHYKRGGKQPTYLMTKTDASDDWQYSALISQNRFDRGIYTVNINESGETDCLVSSVYFGSVRRAENYDYRTAFDDGKNGKLAAWQVNSVAKVFPFYAPPAKKTAAKISLARNEVENLQLAVRANTRLNGTEICVSEAVSADGSKLSASQTAVAGYVVVDSKSNYYGFSELKFHELCVPPNSMAEVYPDPIIPQKTIDLSPNKTESVWIEFKADENTKAGVYKGTVEFKADGKVVGAVPYEVNVFDFTLPKNTHLMALFDKRSEGSSGTWRQPATQRGIHNKFYDRTALQRFMATKRVSVDSHDRLSFKIENGKYSADFTEFDKFCKLSFDELGLPMMYLMLLPGHAFGMPIPKVDGKAPYDTKWPYTDTKDYSKLSPEFVNAVSQRVKLVFDHIREKGWAKNFILFMSDEPYYWNKNVADMLNAYFGLIHKNAPDARVYTSTWGYAEPLEKQVDVWGLNVSAAATPAEIVKIDKQGQQKVFTTDGNYCIDTPYNAQERMMAAFCFAGGFLGYEYWGVDWYMQNPFKWGMHKDRISAPAPGIKRRNRFPNGDGYFIYTGEIIGRNEIFSSVRMESVRDGQEDFEYFVMLDKLAKETGDKDALATVEKIKSYAVYPNPGARNSAEMMPDPDAYTITLREEVARQIERLSKLKK is encoded by the coding sequence ATGAAAAAACTATTATTTGCCGCGCTTTTTGCGTGGGCTGGGGCATCGTTTGCGGCGGAGTGGCATTTTCCGCTGTATCTTGACGGCGGAGTTCCCGCGGCAAACAGAATTGCCGTGGACATTACAAACAAGGGAACGAAGCCCGCCGACGGCGACATTCTCAAAATTCCCGCGTCCGAGCTCGGGCTTGTCGGCAAAAAGAAAAAGTCGATAAGGGTAGTCGGCGCAAACGGCAACGAGCTTCTCTGGGCTGTGTCTCCCGACGCGGAGAGAATCGGCAAAAAAGCGTCGATTGTAGTTCCCGTCGAATGCGCCCCGCAAGGCTCTACGCGCGTCTGGATTTACTACAACGCCCCCGCCGCGCTCGAACAGCCCGACTACCTTGCCGTAGACAACGTGCTGTTCAAAGAGTCTTTCGAAAAGATGAAGTCTTTTGAAGAGGGCGGCTGGACGCAAAAGGACACCGACGAAAACCACGTCAATTCAATCACGACAAAATACGCCCATAAAGGCAAAAAATCCGTCCACACGCACGTAAAGGAGGGCTCGACGCCGAACTGGGTTGCGGTAAAGCGCACGTTCACGGTTTCGCCGTCAAAGGGCAGGGTCTCGATGTGGCTGAAATCGGAAAACGCGGTTGTCGAGAAAAACCACAGGGGCGTAAGCTTCTACGTCGCGCTCTTCCCGACCGAACGCGGAAAGAAAATCCTCTTTTTCTCTCCCAAAGTATGCCTGCGCGGAACGACGGACTGGACAAAAGCCGAGGCGTTTGTGGAAATTCCCGAAGGCTACAAAACAATGGCAATCGGAACCGTCGCGCAAATTTCGGGCGGCGACGCGTACTTCGATTCGGTGAATCTCGAATTCAAAAACGACGGCGTGGAGCTTGCGTACGCGCTCAACAAGCCCGAAAAGCTTTCGATTGAAAAAATACCCGAAGCCGACACTTGGGACGTTTCGCCCGACGAATACGATGTCCGCATGGTGTCGTCGGTCTACAACCTTTCCGAAAAACCGTCGATGGCGGGCTTGGGGTATATCCCGATTAAGCGCGTGTCGGCTGGCAATTTTTCGCAGTCCGACTTCGCGTTCTTCCGCGGCGGCAAAAAAGTGGATTTCATGCTGATGGGCGACTATATGCTCTTCGCCGTAGACCCAATCGCCCAGAAGTCCGAAATCCAATACTCGCTTTATTTCAAGCGCGACAGAAAAAACCAAATCGTGCAAACGGGCGGCACAAAGCAGTCGAGCTACGTCATGAGCGACCAGCAGGCGAACACCCGCACGGTTGTAGACGACGCGGCGTTCGAAAAAATCGTGGCGTCGCCCTCGAACATGCTCAAAAACCCCGTTTTTGCAAACGGGCTTGACTCGTGGCGAAAACGCGTGGAAACAAGCGACGAAGGCGCGGTCGTGGACGCCGACGGCAAAAAGGCGTTCCACCTCAAAATAACAAAAGACGACAAAAAATGGTACGGCGTGTACCAGAATATCGACGTGCCGCGCGGCTCGTACATCTATCTTGCAAAGCTGAAATCGAAGAACAAGACGGTAAGGATTCCGAGGCTTAGCCACTACAAGCGCGGCGGCAAGCAGCCGACATACCTGATGACGAAAACCGATGCCTCGGACGACTGGCAGTACAGCGCGCTCATCTCGCAAAACCGCTTCGACAGGGGAATATACACGGTAAACATCAACGAGTCGGGCGAGACCGACTGCCTTGTGTCGTCGGTCTATTTCGGCTCGGTGCGCCGCGCGGAAAACTACGATTACAGAACCGCGTTCGACGACGGCAAAAACGGAAAACTCGCCGCGTGGCAGGTAAATTCCGTCGCCAAGGTTTTCCCGTTCTACGCGCCGCCCGCAAAGAAAACTGCGGCGAAAATTTCGCTCGCCCGCAACGAGGTAGAAAACCTGCAACTCGCAGTACGCGCAAATACGCGCCTGAACGGAACGGAAATATGCGTCTCCGAAGCGGTCTCGGCTGACGGCTCGAAGCTGTCGGCTTCGCAGACGGCGGTCGCGGGCTATGTGGTCGTAGACTCGAAGTCGAACTACTACGGATTCTCGGAGCTGAAATTCCACGAGCTTTGCGTGCCGCCGAACTCCATGGCGGAAGTCTATCCCGACCCGATTATTCCGCAAAAGACAATCGACCTTTCGCCGAACAAAACGGAGTCGGTCTGGATTGAATTCAAGGCGGACGAAAACACGAAAGCGGGCGTCTACAAAGGGACTGTCGAATTCAAGGCGGACGGCAAGGTTGTGGGCGCAGTCCCCTACGAGGTCAACGTGTTCGATTTCACGCTACCGAAAAACACCCACCTCATGGCTCTTTTCGACAAGCGCAGCGAGGGCAGCAGCGGAACATGGCGTCAGCCCGCCACCCAGAGGGGCATTCACAACAAATTCTACGACCGCACCGCGCTCCAACGCTTCATGGCGACAAAACGCGTCTCGGTGGACTCGCACGACCGCCTTTCGTTCAAAATCGAGAACGGCAAATATTCCGCCGATTTCACCGAGTTCGACAAGTTCTGCAAGCTCTCGTTCGACGAGCTCGGACTGCCGATGATGTACCTGATGCTTCTGCCGGGGCACGCGTTCGGCATGCCGATTCCGAAGGTGGACGGCAAGGCTCCCTACGACACAAAATGGCCGTATACCGACACAAAAGACTACTCAAAACTTTCGCCCGAATTCGTCAACGCGGTATCGCAGCGTGTTAAGCTTGTCTTCGACCATATCCGAGAAAAGGGCTGGGCAAAAAACTTCATTCTGTTCATGTCGGACGAGCCGTATTATTGGAACAAGAACGTAGCAGACATGCTCAACGCGTACTTCGGGCTTATCCACAAAAACGCCCCCGACGCCCGCGTCTACACAAGCACGTGGGGCTACGCCGAACCGCTCGAAAAGCAGGTCGATGTCTGGGGGCTGAACGTCTCGGCGGCGGCGACGCCCGCGGAAATCGTAAAAATCGACAAACAGGGACAGCAAAAAGTGTTCACAACCGACGGCAACTATTGCATAGACACTCCCTACAACGCGCAGGAACGCATGATGGCGGCGTTCTGCTTCGCGGGCGGATTCCTCGGCTACGAATACTGGGGGGTTGACTGGTACATGCAGAACCCGTTTAAATGGGGCATGCACAAAGACAGAATCAGCGCGCCAGCCCCGGGAATCAAGCGGCGCAACCGCTTTCCGAACGGCGACGGCTACTTCATCTACACGGGCGAAATCATCGGCCGCAACGAGATTTTCTCTTCGGTTAGAATGGAGTCTGTCCGCGACGGACAGGAAGACTTCGAATACTTCGTCATGCTCGACAAGCTCGCAAAGGAAACGGGCGACAAAGACGCGCTCGCTACGGTAGAAAAGATAAAGTCGTACGCAGTCTACCCGAACCCCGGAGCGAGAAACTCCGCCGAAATGATGCCCGACCCCGACGCCTACACAATCACACTGCGCGAAGAGGTCGCAAGGCAAATCGAAAGGCTGTCAAAGCTCAAAAAGTAG
- a CDS encoding hemolysin family protein encodes MEFVIIAVLIISNGILAMSEIALVSLRKANLAADAKRGSKSAKRAIELAENPERFFSTVQIGITLIGILTGIYSGDAIAGKLGARLRELGIPASWAVFGGQAAVLLAATYLTLVFGELVPKRIGLAAPEKVAKLVSGAMTALSVATAPFVWILGKSSSAVLGLLGIKNVKSKVTEREIKSLIEEGESDGEVQPVERNIVERVFTLGDRCVESIMTPRNAMKSIDISLSNAEISEIVEKTQHSVYPITRGGSLDDIIGTVKLESLFGKLGNPNFSVLSVVKPAHFFKEDTQVYSALEQMRELRLKNAIISNEFGVTLGMVTLNDIIDAVLGDMPEADEETDIVKRRDGTFLVDGQCPFHDFLIFFDVEDDGENAEYNTVAGLILSVLKHIPRAGEIAQWGGFEFEIADMDGARIDKVIVKRLENSEE; translated from the coding sequence ATGGAATTTGTTATAATCGCCGTCCTGATAATTTCAAACGGAATACTCGCAATGTCGGAAATAGCCCTTGTGTCGCTTCGCAAGGCAAATCTGGCGGCGGACGCAAAACGCGGAAGTAAATCGGCAAAGCGCGCCATTGAACTCGCCGAAAACCCCGAAAGGTTTTTTTCGACCGTCCAAATCGGAATTACCCTTATCGGAATTCTCACGGGCATTTATTCGGGCGACGCAATAGCGGGAAAGCTCGGAGCGCGCCTGCGCGAGCTCGGAATACCCGCAAGCTGGGCGGTTTTCGGCGGGCAGGCGGCGGTTTTGCTTGCCGCAACCTATTTAACTTTGGTTTTCGGAGAACTCGTCCCCAAGCGAATCGGACTTGCCGCGCCCGAAAAAGTGGCGAAGCTTGTGTCGGGCGCAATGACCGCGCTTTCCGTCGCAACCGCGCCGTTTGTCTGGATTCTCGGCAAATCGAGTTCGGCGGTGCTCGGGCTTTTGGGGATAAAAAACGTAAAATCGAAAGTCACCGAACGCGAAATAAAATCCCTAATCGAAGAAGGCGAATCCGACGGAGAAGTCCAACCCGTGGAGCGCAACATCGTAGAACGCGTTTTTACGCTCGGCGACAGATGCGTGGAATCGATAATGACCCCGCGAAACGCCATGAAAAGCATAGATATATCGCTTTCAAACGCGGAGATTTCGGAAATCGTGGAGAAGACCCAGCATTCGGTGTATCCGATAACGCGCGGAGGCTCGCTCGACGATATAATCGGAACGGTAAAGCTGGAATCCCTCTTCGGCAAACTCGGCAATCCGAATTTTTCGGTGCTTTCTGTTGTCAAGCCCGCCCATTTTTTCAAAGAGGACACGCAGGTTTACAGCGCGCTCGAACAAATGCGCGAGTTGCGGCTCAAAAACGCCATAATTTCAAACGAGTTCGGCGTAACGCTCGGAATGGTAACGCTAAACGACATTATCGACGCCGTGCTCGGCGATATGCCCGAAGCCGACGAAGAAACGGATATAGTCAAACGTCGCGACGGCACATTTCTTGTGGACGGGCAGTGCCCGTTTCACGATTTTCTGATTTTCTTCGATGTCGAGGACGACGGAGAAAACGCCGAATACAATACCGTTGCGGGATTGATTCTTTCGGTATTAAAACACATTCCCCGCGCGGGGGAAATTGCCCAGTGGGGCGGATTCGAGTTCGAAATTGCCGATATGGACGGCGCGAGAATCGACAAAGTAATTGTAAAGCGTCTGGAAAATTCGGAAGAATAA
- a CDS encoding glycosyl hydrolase, giving the protein MNYKKLPCLLFAFAALGMGACTGGADNAQSAPEKKCAVDLNYDKNSQFSLEDFKNPPDAYRIVPFWSWNETMEPAEVRRQLRLMKEAGWGGSMVHSRTGLLTDYLGEDWFKAVDACVDESRKLGMFVWLYDEDKWPSGFSGGTVLQTDINYAMKSLFARPVGAEVPAEATPIGKPKDGIQIYVYRAKQGNPWFNGTSYVDTMSKAAMGEFKRLAYESYYNRYKDVYGSTIVAEFTDEPAISNRSVSECWTNSVPYSSDFIVAFKKAYGYDPVPHFHKLFSDCDGAKKFRLQYFRTLNSLFEKNFMGQLGDYLSARGAALTGHCMAEDAGTIQHTWSGRVMPYYRKMGIPGIDHLSRRVFGIQTGKQCQSVCNQMGKTRMLSEMYGCSGGSLTFEDREWITHQQMILGVNLIVPHLSLFSMTGCRKRDFPQNINYQQPWWNLNSYVDVPLARACYAMAQGKYAADILVLHPQESIAMNWFLAPKDGGPYSKPRVVRERVSKISESFHPVLAQLCGQQLTFDLGDEQMLEENGFVDGKRIGIGQMSYGVVVVPEIDTIRPSTFDKLKKFKSAGGLILRTGSAPKFIDGEKSAELDTFFADVKSVNPEDLGGEIEKFSPAFVKLEKKSGDSSQLWTHVRNLNDGSRLIMLANLSRAEKLDGVAKIRGGFSRAQVLDVETGKIADIAAAKEGDTLELPISIETADALYVRVSRESPQPDAAQPKAVAEREISGWSAKRLDDNSMTLDYVSFSYDGGKKRIDGEVPVLEAMNYLNSIKYDGDVKVVYAFNAKNFDPNRKLRLVVEYPERAEIRVNGKEVKYAGLPAWRDFRWLPIDITGLVKDGKNTIEMHYRDFKYGDLATYKPQWRRYGTELEAVYLVGDFSVVSVDTGARPVNPQNLDYKAKIPNIVMIKKDALAITNPAPLKLGDATTNGLPFYAGRLAYSANVKTPKKEGERIVLKLGNLDCPVAEVLVDGKRAGVIKNTPFEIDITGSVSKPESKIEVVLYASLRNLMDCPHHALGELMSIWPRFYTIQDLPRGAKFFDSLKAFADGTWKSKDWNWDYCQIEFGNVGKISLITKK; this is encoded by the coding sequence ATGAATTATAAAAAACTACCTTGCCTACTTTTCGCATTCGCCGCACTCGGAATGGGCGCGTGCACGGGCGGCGCCGACAACGCGCAATCCGCGCCCGAAAAAAAATGCGCGGTCGATTTGAACTACGACAAAAATTCGCAGTTCTCTCTTGAAGATTTCAAGAATCCGCCCGACGCGTACAGAATTGTTCCGTTCTGGAGCTGGAACGAAACAATGGAGCCCGCGGAGGTTCGCCGCCAGCTGCGCCTCATGAAAGAGGCGGGGTGGGGCGGCTCAATGGTTCACAGCCGCACGGGACTGCTGACCGATTACCTCGGCGAAGACTGGTTCAAGGCGGTCGACGCGTGCGTAGACGAAAGCCGGAAGCTCGGAATGTTCGTTTGGCTTTACGACGAAGACAAGTGGCCGAGCGGGTTCAGCGGCGGCACGGTTTTGCAAACCGACATCAACTATGCGATGAAGTCGCTCTTCGCCCGCCCCGTCGGCGCGGAAGTTCCCGCCGAAGCAACGCCAATCGGAAAGCCGAAGGACGGTATTCAAATTTATGTATACCGCGCAAAACAGGGCAATCCTTGGTTCAACGGTACGTCGTATGTCGACACGATGTCGAAAGCGGCAATGGGCGAATTCAAACGCTTGGCGTATGAGTCGTACTACAACCGCTACAAGGACGTTTACGGTTCGACGATTGTCGCAGAGTTTACGGACGAGCCTGCGATCTCAAACCGCAGTGTTTCCGAATGCTGGACAAACAGTGTTCCGTATTCGTCGGACTTCATCGTAGCATTCAAGAAAGCATACGGGTACGACCCTGTTCCGCATTTCCACAAGCTATTCAGCGATTGCGACGGCGCAAAAAAGTTCCGCCTGCAATATTTCCGCACGCTCAACTCGCTCTTTGAAAAGAATTTCATGGGTCAGCTTGGCGACTATCTCTCAGCCCGCGGCGCGGCTCTGACTGGCCACTGCATGGCTGAGGACGCTGGAACCATACAACACACTTGGAGTGGCAGGGTAATGCCGTACTACCGCAAAATGGGAATTCCGGGAATCGACCATTTGAGCCGCAGGGTATTTGGAATCCAGACGGGAAAACAATGCCAGAGCGTCTGCAACCAAATGGGTAAAACGCGCATGCTTTCCGAAATGTATGGTTGTAGCGGCGGTTCTTTGACATTTGAAGACCGCGAATGGATTACACACCAGCAAATGATTTTGGGGGTCAACCTCATCGTGCCACACTTGAGCCTTTTCTCTATGACGGGTTGCCGCAAGCGCGACTTTCCGCAAAATATCAACTACCAACAGCCGTGGTGGAATCTCAATTCTTATGTTGACGTTCCGCTCGCACGCGCCTGCTACGCGATGGCGCAGGGCAAATACGCCGCCGACATTCTCGTACTTCACCCACAGGAAAGCATCGCAATGAATTGGTTCCTTGCCCCCAAAGACGGCGGGCCTTATTCAAAACCGCGTGTCGTGCGCGAGCGCGTTTCGAAAATTTCGGAATCGTTTCACCCCGTTCTCGCGCAGCTTTGCGGCCAGCAGCTTACATTCGACTTGGGCGACGAGCAAATGCTTGAAGAAAACGGATTTGTAGACGGCAAGAGAATCGGAATAGGGCAGATGTCCTACGGCGTGGTTGTCGTGCCCGAAATCGATACAATCAGACCCTCGACCTTCGACAAACTCAAAAAATTCAAGTCGGCGGGCGGTTTGATTCTGCGCACGGGAAGCGCGCCGAAGTTTATCGACGGCGAAAAGTCGGCGGAGCTTGACACGTTCTTTGCCGACGTAAAATCCGTAAACCCCGAAGACTTGGGCGGCGAAATCGAGAAATTCTCGCCAGCATTCGTAAAGCTCGAAAAGAAATCGGGCGATTCGTCGCAACTGTGGACGCACGTCCGCAACCTCAACGACGGCTCGCGCCTGATTATGCTGGCAAACCTCAGCCGCGCCGAAAAGCTCGACGGCGTCGCGAAAATTCGCGGCGGATTCTCCCGCGCACAGGTGCTCGACGTCGAGACGGGAAAAATTGCCGACATCGCCGCCGCGAAAGAGGGCGACACTCTCGAACTTCCGATTTCAATAGAAACTGCGGACGCACTGTACGTCCGCGTTTCAAGGGAATCGCCCCAACCCGACGCCGCGCAGCCGAAAGCTGTCGCCGAACGCGAAATTTCGGGCTGGAGCGCAAAACGCCTCGACGACAATTCAATGACCCTCGACTACGTTTCGTTCTCGTACGACGGCGGCAAAAAGCGCATCGACGGCGAAGTTCCCGTTCTCGAAGCGATGAACTATTTGAATTCGATTAAGTACGACGGCGACGTAAAGGTTGTCTACGCTTTCAACGCCAAGAATTTCGACCCGAACCGCAAACTGCGCCTTGTGGTAGAATACCCCGAACGCGCGGAAATCAGGGTGAACGGAAAGGAAGTCAAGTACGCAGGCCTGCCTGCGTGGCGCGACTTCCGCTGGCTGCCCATTGACATCACGGGGCTTGTCAAGGACGGCAAAAACACAATCGAAATGCACTACCGCGACTTTAAATACGGCGACCTCGCCACATACAAGCCGCAGTGGCGCAGATACGGCACGGAGCTTGAAGCCGTGTACTTGGTCGGCGACTTCTCCGTCGTTTCGGTCGATACGGGAGCGCGCCCCGTCAACCCGCAGAACCTTGACTACAAGGCGAAAATTCCTAACATCGTGATGATAAAAAAAGACGCGCTCGCAATCACAAACCCCGCGCCGCTCAAACTCGGCGACGCAACTACGAACGGACTTCCGTTCTACGCGGGCAGACTCGCGTATTCCGCAAACGTCAAAACGCCGAAGAAAGAGGGCGAACGCATCGTGCTCAAACTCGGCAACCTCGACTGCCCCGTGGCGGAGGTTCTCGTTGACGGCAAACGCGCGGGCGTAATAAAGAACACGCCGTTTGAAATCGATATTACCGGTTCTGTCTCGAAGCCCGAAAGCAAAATCGAAGTAGTCCTGTACGCCTCGCTGAGAAACCTGATGGACTGCCCGCACCACGCGCTCGGCGAACTCATGAGCATCTGGCCGCGCTTCTACACAATCCAAGACCTGCCGCGCGGCGCAAAATTCTTCGATTCGCTCAAAGCGTTCGCAGACGGAACGTGGAAATCCAAGGATTGGAATTGGGACTATTGCCAAATCGAATTCGGCAACGTCGGCAAAATTTCGCTTATCACGAAAAAGTAG